In Streptomyces sp. NBC_01707, a genomic segment contains:
- a CDS encoding peptidoglycan recognition protein, with protein sequence MTFPRAAQRPTIVSRAQWRADETKRDAHAHYAGGVTAIFIHHTDTPNDYDCADVPLTLRNLYTGQTRDRDWGDLGYNFLVDRCGNVYEGRAGGVDRPVVGSHTQGFNQGTAGIAAIGTFGRGTQVPEPMEHAIAALAAWKLGLRGVDPRSKVRLTSTNDKSRYPKGTSAEFDVISGHRDGNETDCPGDALFARLPAIRDMAAELQGRSAGAPSSVGIPVTLQSLHQGSD encoded by the coding sequence GTGACATTCCCCCGTGCGGCGCAGCGGCCCACCATCGTGTCGCGTGCGCAGTGGCGGGCCGACGAGACCAAGCGCGACGCCCATGCCCACTACGCGGGAGGGGTGACAGCCATCTTCATCCACCACACCGACACCCCCAACGACTACGACTGCGCGGACGTCCCGCTCACCCTGCGCAACCTGTACACGGGCCAGACCCGTGACCGGGACTGGGGAGACCTCGGCTACAACTTCCTCGTCGACCGATGCGGCAACGTCTACGAAGGCCGCGCCGGCGGTGTCGACCGCCCCGTCGTCGGCTCCCACACCCAGGGGTTCAACCAGGGCACCGCGGGGATCGCGGCGATCGGCACCTTCGGACGGGGGACACAGGTGCCGGAGCCCATGGAGCACGCGATCGCAGCCCTCGCCGCCTGGAAACTCGGCCTGCGCGGTGTCGACCCCCGCAGCAAGGTGCGACTGACGTCCACCAATGACAAGAGCCGCTATCCCAAGGGCACTTCGGCCGAATTCGACGTCATCTCCGGCCATCGCGACGGCAATGAGACCGACTGCCCCGGGGATGCGCTGTTCGCCCGGCTCCCCGCGATCCGGGACATGGCCGCCGAACTCCAGGGGAGGTCTGCCGGAGCACCCTCCAGTGTCGGCATCCCCGTGACCTTGCAGAGCCTCCACCAGGGCAGCGATTGA
- a CDS encoding CorA family divalent cation transporter, whose protein sequence is MSEARERLATSRFLIVDIELPEEASPDEQPVAHQLGLEAEDLAWLGREGESVRAEFLGESAGFVVPVVEAGQVIHVHAFVTERYLVTVHRGPLGPIGNLTARLPHERPSDTVATLFLLLEETLGTFRRSAVQALLEVEDLEDEMFRERRPQQVYRLARLRRRAALLHHSLLPYLEATDETLTRRMLSGNFPEERQRLVRSYQRAARSVLTDIASLQDASRRAFVSYSSLVSGEQNGVINRLAIVSTIFLPLSFLTGFFGMNFTYMTDELESTTVFWMLAVGLQAIVLFIALYVLHRTRLWRKLRDDSPDDL, encoded by the coding sequence GTGTCGGAGGCGCGTGAGCGCCTCGCGACATCCCGCTTTCTGATCGTGGACATCGAGCTGCCCGAGGAGGCATCGCCCGACGAACAGCCGGTCGCCCATCAGCTCGGCCTGGAAGCGGAGGACTTGGCGTGGCTCGGCAGGGAGGGCGAGTCCGTGCGGGCCGAGTTCCTCGGGGAGAGTGCCGGGTTCGTCGTACCCGTCGTCGAGGCAGGCCAGGTCATCCATGTCCACGCCTTCGTGACCGAGCGGTACCTGGTCACCGTTCACCGAGGGCCGCTGGGACCGATCGGGAACCTCACCGCCCGGTTGCCGCACGAAAGGCCCTCCGACACCGTGGCCACGCTGTTCCTGCTGCTGGAGGAGACCTTGGGGACCTTTCGCCGCTCCGCCGTACAAGCCTTGCTGGAGGTGGAGGACCTCGAGGACGAGATGTTCCGGGAACGCCGGCCCCAGCAGGTCTACCGTCTGGCACGGCTACGACGGCGGGCGGCCCTCCTGCACCACTCGCTCCTGCCGTACCTGGAGGCGACGGACGAGACCTTGACTCGGAGGATGCTGAGCGGCAACTTCCCGGAGGAGCGGCAGAGGCTCGTCCGCTCGTACCAACGCGCAGCCAGGTCGGTGCTCACGGACATCGCGTCCCTCCAGGACGCCTCCCGGCGAGCCTTCGTCAGCTACTCATCCCTCGTGTCCGGCGAGCAGAACGGCGTGATCAACCGGCTGGCCATCGTGTCGACGATCTTCCTGCCGCTGTCCTTCCTGACCGGATTCTTCGGCATGAACTTCACCTACATGACCGATGAGTTGGAGAGCACGACCGTCTTCTGGATGCTCGCGGTGGGGTTGCAGGCCATCGTCCTGTTCATCGCCCTCTACGTGCTGCACCGCACCCGCCTCTGGCGGAAGCTGCGCGACGACAGTCCCGACGACCTGTGA
- a CDS encoding CDP-alcohol phosphatidyltransferase family protein produces the protein MHRDIPPLVEVRRITQKKRDAWWTVLLVDPVATPLVRLVARRTRITPNQITWGALILGLVSAACFAKGDWYWLIAGAVLYHLSFILDCMDGKVARLTGQGSVFGAWLDYIFDRIRVMACAIALMAGQYSRTGEMIYVWLAAVVVFLDGLRYINSLEIFKTRHTMRKQIKSRIRAARRDENQAELAFMEDLLRDNPEADVEQDATSAPAREEALSGPVKLAASRGQVIDLQQEFRHRFPGYLRFRSFMLRHRIRTHLISGIEFQMSVFIIGPLLDQIIGATVVSAALLLVFELAIVYKLLLSTRDFTRTMSSFEQQQQNITTAA, from the coding sequence ATGCACCGAGACATACCGCCCCTCGTCGAGGTGCGTCGCATCACGCAGAAGAAGCGCGATGCATGGTGGACCGTGCTCCTGGTCGACCCCGTGGCCACACCGCTGGTGCGGTTGGTTGCCAGGCGCACCCGCATCACGCCCAACCAGATCACCTGGGGGGCGCTGATCCTGGGGCTGGTTTCCGCCGCGTGCTTCGCCAAGGGTGACTGGTACTGGCTGATCGCCGGCGCGGTGCTCTACCACCTGAGCTTCATCCTTGACTGCATGGACGGCAAGGTCGCCCGTCTCACCGGTCAGGGATCTGTGTTCGGCGCCTGGCTGGACTACATCTTCGACCGGATACGGGTCATGGCCTGCGCCATCGCCCTCATGGCCGGGCAGTACAGCCGCACCGGTGAGATGATCTATGTCTGGCTCGCTGCCGTGGTCGTCTTCCTGGACGGTCTGCGGTACATCAACTCGCTGGAGATCTTCAAGACCCGGCACACGATGCGCAAGCAGATCAAGTCGCGCATCCGGGCGGCCCGCCGGGACGAGAACCAGGCAGAGCTCGCCTTCATGGAGGACCTGCTTCGGGACAACCCCGAAGCCGACGTCGAACAGGATGCGACCAGCGCCCCTGCGCGGGAGGAGGCGCTCTCCGGTCCGGTGAAACTCGCAGCCTCCCGAGGGCAAGTGATCGATCTGCAGCAGGAGTTCCGTCACCGCTTCCCCGGCTACCTGCGGTTCCGCTCGTTCATGCTGCGCCACCGCATCCGCACCCATCTGATCAGTGGCATCGAGTTTCAGATGAGCGTGTTCATCATCGGTCCGCTCCTGGACCAGATCATCGGTGCCACCGTCGTCAGCGCGGCGCTGCTGCTGGTCTTCGAACTGGCCATCGTCTACAAGCTGCTGTTGTCCACCCGTGACTTCACGCGCACGATGAGCTCCTTCGAGCAGCAACAACAGAACATCACGACTGCCGCCTGA
- a CDS encoding aldo/keto reductase: MRYTTFGRRTGLRVSQYALGTGNFGTGWGAGAEPGEARRMFDRFAEAGGNFLDTADEYQFGESETLLGQFLGAERDDFVVATKFTNGAAPQSGLSRTGNSRKNMRHSVEASLRRLGTDYIDLLWVHFPDGLTPVEEILRGLDDLVGQGKILHAALSNFPAWRVSRAATLADLKNWAPVAGIQVEYSLVERTADRELLPMAESLGLGTALWSPLGGGLLTGKYRGSAEGRLSDLKTLVHTESSDQKTAIVDAVLAVAQETGAPPAQVSVAWINERAARATTSRIPIVGPRTLGQLDDYLGALDVVLTPEQYNRLCDVSAVPLGVPHEASAGVRDRVQGGDASLFATPAVPVA; encoded by the coding sequence ATGCGTTACACGACCTTCGGCCGCCGAACCGGACTGCGCGTCTCCCAGTACGCGCTCGGTACCGGCAATTTCGGCACCGGCTGGGGCGCCGGGGCCGAGCCCGGCGAGGCACGCCGTATGTTCGACCGGTTCGCCGAGGCCGGCGGGAACTTCCTCGACACGGCGGACGAGTACCAGTTCGGCGAGTCGGAGACGCTGCTGGGGCAGTTCCTCGGCGCGGAGCGGGATGACTTCGTCGTGGCCACGAAGTTCACCAACGGCGCCGCTCCGCAGTCGGGTCTGTCGCGGACCGGCAACAGCCGGAAGAACATGCGCCACTCGGTCGAGGCGAGCCTGCGGCGCCTCGGCACCGACTACATCGACCTGCTCTGGGTGCATTTCCCTGACGGCCTGACGCCGGTCGAGGAGATCCTGCGCGGCCTCGACGACCTCGTGGGCCAGGGCAAGATCCTGCACGCGGCACTGTCCAACTTCCCCGCCTGGCGCGTCTCGCGCGCCGCCACGCTGGCGGACCTGAAGAACTGGGCGCCCGTCGCCGGAATCCAGGTCGAGTACAGCCTGGTCGAGCGGACCGCCGACCGTGAGCTGCTGCCGATGGCCGAGAGCCTCGGGCTCGGCACCGCCCTGTGGTCCCCGCTCGGCGGAGGGCTGCTGACCGGCAAGTACCGTGGTAGCGCGGAAGGCCGGCTCAGCGACCTGAAGACCCTGGTGCACACCGAGAGCAGCGATCAGAAGACCGCGATCGTCGACGCCGTCCTTGCCGTCGCCCAGGAGACCGGTGCGCCCCCGGCCCAGGTCTCGGTCGCCTGGATCAACGAGCGGGCGGCACGCGCGACGACCTCCCGGATCCCGATCGTCGGCCCGCGCACACTGGGCCAGCTCGACGACTACCTGGGCGCCCTCGACGTCGTCCTCACGCCCGAGCAGTACAACCGCCTCTGCGATGTCAGTGCCGTTCCGCTGGGTGTGCCGCACGAGGCGAGCGCAGGTGTCCGGGACAGGGTCCAGGGCGGGGACGCCTCGCTCTTCGCCACACCTGCCGTGCCGGTCGCCTGA
- a CDS encoding SpoIIE family protein phosphatase: protein MRGDALMIVDGSGVITEWSHEATSLLGLPASEVLGFPAAGLFTVGKGDHGEDELKLKSREGRIAAGDLRARPVLRDRAVAWEIRRLSTEPADGTYVAAGIGASLIEALFTQSPIGLHILDPELRIMRVNTAALTMHGIRSDSVLGRSLPEAYPLSDPADVDTVLRPVLEQGRPAVDRLVRTRFPVDHGRERVFSVSAFRLQGARGAVLGIALSTVDVTDRERAHAHTAIVADVRERVGRTLDVVTTCQEAADVLVPGYADILVVEVVDEVVRGEDPPIGPLSRDVPLRRAAFRSRVAEPVHPVGDVRTAPYGTPFGQALSDLRPRLVELSADGAWLAADPPRAEAIRASAAHSLITAPLTLRGTVLGLMSLYRCGRTEPYAEDDIDLTLDLAAHTALCIDNARRFTRERTIATTTQRRLLPQSPGPRTAVDTAWLRLPADLGASWFDTIALPGARTALVTGNATGHGISAATTMGQLRTAIHALAALDLEPDELLARLHDTTGRLAEERAALPPADPLHNETLTASCIYGVYDPITRICTIARAGHPAPIVVHPDGTSHVCDVPASPLLGCAEDLPRASTSFELAEGSILAFYTAALLPEAETDPDLLRRVLSRPDRSLQTLCDDVVYALGTDPPRGDAALLLSRTSGIAPDHVATWRLTPDATGAGEARALARRQLARWNLDDETVFTAELIVSELTTNAVHYGAPPVQLRLILEGTLTCEVTDGGSSAPHLRHAPVADEGGRGLFIVSQLAHQWGTRYSQHGKTIWAEQSLGPR from the coding sequence GTGAGGGGCGACGCGCTCATGATCGTCGATGGTTCCGGTGTGATCACGGAGTGGAGTCACGAGGCCACCTCCTTGCTTGGCCTCCCCGCGTCCGAGGTGCTGGGCTTTCCGGCCGCAGGACTCTTCACGGTCGGCAAGGGCGATCATGGCGAGGACGAGCTGAAGCTGAAGTCCCGGGAAGGCCGCATTGCGGCGGGTGACCTGCGCGCGCGTCCGGTACTGAGAGACCGCGCCGTGGCCTGGGAGATCAGGCGACTGTCGACGGAACCCGCCGACGGGACCTATGTGGCGGCCGGCATAGGTGCCAGTCTGATCGAGGCGCTGTTCACCCAGTCACCCATCGGCTTGCACATCCTCGACCCCGAGCTCCGGATCATGCGCGTCAATACGGCCGCACTCACCATGCACGGAATTCGGTCCGACAGCGTGCTGGGTCGGTCGCTCCCGGAGGCGTACCCGCTCTCGGACCCGGCGGACGTGGACACCGTGCTCCGACCCGTCCTGGAGCAGGGCCGGCCGGCCGTCGACCGCCTGGTACGCACTCGCTTTCCCGTCGATCACGGCCGGGAACGGGTGTTCTCCGTGTCCGCCTTCCGCCTCCAGGGCGCCCGAGGTGCGGTCCTCGGGATTGCGCTCTCCACGGTCGATGTCACCGACCGTGAACGGGCGCACGCACACACCGCCATCGTTGCGGATGTGCGCGAACGCGTCGGTCGGACCCTGGACGTGGTCACCACCTGCCAGGAGGCCGCGGATGTGCTGGTGCCCGGATACGCCGACATCCTCGTGGTCGAGGTGGTGGATGAAGTCGTACGGGGTGAGGACCCCCCGATCGGTCCGCTCAGCCGGGACGTGCCCCTACGGCGTGCCGCCTTCCGCAGCCGTGTCGCGGAGCCCGTGCATCCGGTCGGCGATGTACGCACCGCGCCCTACGGGACCCCGTTCGGGCAGGCTCTGTCCGACCTGCGTCCCCGGCTCGTGGAACTGAGTGCCGACGGTGCCTGGCTGGCGGCGGATCCACCACGTGCCGAGGCCATCCGCGCGTCGGCGGCACATTCGCTCATCACGGCGCCGCTGACGCTCCGCGGCACGGTGCTGGGGCTGATGAGTCTGTACCGCTGCGGACGTACCGAGCCCTATGCCGAGGACGACATCGACCTCACCCTCGACCTGGCCGCCCACACAGCGCTGTGCATCGACAATGCCCGCCGCTTCACCCGCGAGCGGACCATCGCCACCACGACCCAGCGCCGGCTCCTGCCCCAGAGCCCCGGTCCGCGGACAGCCGTCGACACCGCGTGGCTCCGCCTCCCCGCGGACCTGGGTGCGAGCTGGTTCGACACCATCGCCCTGCCCGGCGCCCGCACAGCCCTGGTCACCGGGAACGCGACCGGACACGGAATCTCCGCCGCCACCACCATGGGGCAGCTGCGCACCGCAATCCACGCGCTGGCCGCACTCGACCTGGAGCCCGACGAACTCCTCGCCAGACTGCACGACACCACCGGCCGCCTGGCCGAGGAACGTGCGGCACTCCCACCCGCCGATCCGCTGCACAACGAGACATTGACCGCGAGTTGCATCTACGGGGTCTACGACCCCATCACCCGCATCTGCACCATCGCCCGTGCGGGGCACCCCGCACCGATCGTGGTCCACCCGGACGGCACGTCCCATGTCTGTGACGTCCCGGCGAGTCCGCTGCTGGGATGCGCCGAGGATCTGCCCAGGGCTTCCACGAGCTTCGAACTCGCCGAGGGCAGCATCCTCGCCTTCTACACCGCGGCCCTGCTCCCGGAGGCGGAGACGGATCCCGACCTGCTCCGGCGTGTGCTGAGCCGGCCCGACCGCTCACTGCAGACCCTGTGCGACGACGTCGTCTACGCGCTGGGCACCGATCCCCCACGGGGCGACGCCGCGCTTCTTCTGTCCCGTACCTCCGGCATCGCGCCCGACCACGTGGCCACCTGGCGACTCACCCCCGACGCGACAGGCGCCGGTGAAGCCCGAGCCCTGGCCCGGCGCCAACTCGCCCGATGGAACCTCGACGACGAAACCGTCTTCACCGCAGAGCTGATCGTCAGTGAACTGACCACGAACGCCGTGCACTACGGAGCCCCGCCCGTGCAACTGCGCCTCATCCTGGAGGGCACGCTCACCTGCGAAGTGACGGACGGCGGCAGCTCCGCACCCCATCTGCGACACGCGCCGGTCGCGGACGAGGGAGGTCGCGGGCTGTTCATCGTCTCCCAACTCGCCCACCAGTGGGGCACCCGCTACAGCCAGCACGGCAAGACCATCTGGGCCGAACAGTCCCTCGGGCCCCGTTGA
- a CDS encoding LLM class F420-dependent oxidoreductase, with product MKLGLHYWNYSQPADPALIAPTLGEAARIADQGGVASFTVMDHYFQMETPQSTADEPMLEGYTALGYVAALTQRMTLGLMVTGVMYRYPGLLAKIVTSLDVLSGGRAVLGLGASWYEREQRGLGVPVVPVAERFERLEETLQICLQMWSEENGPYEGRHYRLAETLCMPEPIGERPPIMIGGGGEKKTLWLVARYGDACNLFATDVDEVAHKLDVLRAHCAAAGRDYDSIEKTLMFNRPVLDETDAFLADVEEYAELGITAVQVLPDRHPVSFAEQLAARIVPRLDTIG from the coding sequence GTGAAGCTCGGCCTGCACTACTGGAACTACTCGCAACCCGCCGACCCCGCGCTCATCGCGCCCACCCTCGGCGAGGCGGCGCGGATCGCCGACCAGGGCGGGGTCGCTTCGTTCACCGTGATGGACCACTACTTCCAGATGGAGACCCCGCAGAGCACGGCCGACGAGCCGATGCTGGAGGGGTACACGGCCCTCGGATACGTGGCGGCGCTGACCCAGCGGATGACGCTCGGCCTGATGGTGACGGGTGTGATGTACCGCTATCCGGGCCTGCTTGCGAAGATCGTCACCAGCCTCGACGTGCTGTCCGGCGGCCGGGCCGTGCTGGGTCTGGGCGCCTCCTGGTACGAGCGGGAGCAGCGCGGACTCGGAGTACCGGTCGTTCCGGTCGCGGAGCGGTTCGAACGGCTGGAGGAGACGCTGCAGATCTGTCTTCAGATGTGGAGCGAGGAGAACGGCCCGTACGAGGGGCGGCACTACCGGCTGGCGGAGACGCTGTGCATGCCGGAGCCGATCGGCGAACGGCCACCGATCATGATCGGCGGCGGCGGCGAGAAGAAGACGCTGTGGCTGGTCGCCCGGTACGGCGACGCGTGCAACCTGTTCGCCACCGACGTGGACGAGGTGGCCCACAAGCTCGACGTACTGCGGGCGCACTGTGCGGCGGCGGGCCGCGACTACGACTCCATCGAGAAGACCCTCATGTTCAACAGGCCGGTCCTGGACGAGACCGATGCGTTCCTCGCCGACGTCGAGGAGTACGCGGAGCTCGGCATCACGGCCGTCCAGGTGCTGCCGGACCGGCACCCGGTCAGTTTCGCCGAACAGCTCGCCGCACGCATCGTGCCCAGGCTCGACACGATCGGCTAG
- a CDS encoding DUF3592 domain-containing protein — protein MNVLPGGTATFLLLFGLFLGAFAVRSALRLGRVLSLIRHGVQVEGRCAERRVVDRGADRERGYATEYVFAFRTLDGRDMEFVDHAPGPLGFEVGAPIRITYDPAAPEKRATVAGPRAWGPVLMPAVFAAGLTVFSLGLLYGFVAMRGWV, from the coding sequence ATGAATGTTCTGCCCGGCGGCACCGCGACCTTCCTGCTGCTGTTCGGCCTGTTCCTCGGTGCGTTCGCCGTGCGGTCGGCGCTGCGGCTGGGCCGGGTGCTGAGCCTGATCCGGCACGGGGTGCAGGTCGAGGGCCGGTGCGCGGAGCGACGGGTCGTGGACCGGGGGGCGGACCGGGAGCGTGGGTACGCGACGGAGTACGTGTTCGCGTTCCGCACGCTCGACGGCCGCGACATGGAGTTCGTCGACCATGCGCCCGGCCCGTTGGGCTTCGAGGTCGGGGCGCCGATCCGGATCACGTACGATCCGGCGGCCCCCGAGAAGCGCGCCACGGTGGCCGGACCGCGGGCATGGGGGCCGGTACTGATGCCCGCGGTGTTCGCGGCCGGCCTGACAGTGTTCTCACTGGGTCTGCTGTACGGGTTCGTGGCGATGCGGGGCTGGGTCTGA